A genomic stretch from Burkholderia pyrrocinia includes:
- a CDS encoding FAD-dependent oxidoreductase — MNVQDSRPARPDFAVLGGGLVGRLIAWRLAGDGHRVALYERSGPDGEQSAAWIAAAMLAPLAEAASAELLITELGAASLARWPQWLAELPEPVFFQHHGTLVVWHHADRAEAPLFERRVRANAPADLFDGGFVTLAGAQVDAAEPALAGRFARGLLLPREGQLDNRQALRALAAGLVERGVDLHWHVAIDDANLPAAHFTIDCRGLGAKPALPALRGIRGEVARVHAPGIGLTRPVRLLHPRYPLYIAPKQDDLYVIGATEVEGEDMSPVSVRSALELLSAAFSVHPAFGEARILELNAQCRPTLPDHRPAVIWDGASTLAVNGLYRHGFMIAPEVAHAAAAFAEAALGGAFGDADAFAAWRAAARWPTLLHHRNDARQPA; from the coding sequence ATGAACGTCCAGGATTCACGGCCAGCACGGCCCGATTTCGCGGTGCTCGGCGGCGGCCTCGTCGGCCGCCTGATCGCATGGCGGCTCGCGGGCGACGGGCATCGCGTCGCGCTCTACGAGCGCAGCGGCCCGGACGGCGAGCAATCGGCCGCGTGGATCGCGGCCGCGATGCTCGCGCCGCTCGCGGAAGCGGCGAGCGCGGAGCTGCTGATCACCGAGCTCGGCGCAGCTTCCCTCGCACGCTGGCCGCAGTGGCTCGCCGAGCTGCCCGAACCCGTGTTCTTCCAGCATCACGGCACGCTCGTCGTCTGGCATCACGCGGACCGCGCGGAGGCGCCGCTGTTCGAGCGGCGGGTGCGCGCGAACGCGCCGGCCGACCTGTTCGACGGCGGCTTCGTGACGCTCGCGGGCGCACAGGTCGATGCGGCCGAGCCCGCGCTCGCGGGCCGCTTCGCTCGCGGCCTGTTGCTGCCGCGCGAAGGCCAGCTCGACAACCGTCAGGCGCTGCGCGCGCTCGCGGCGGGCCTCGTCGAACGCGGCGTCGACCTGCACTGGCACGTCGCGATCGACGACGCGAACCTGCCCGCCGCGCATTTCACGATCGATTGCCGCGGGCTCGGCGCGAAACCAGCGCTGCCCGCGCTGCGCGGCATCCGCGGCGAAGTCGCGCGCGTGCATGCGCCCGGCATCGGGCTCACCCGGCCCGTGCGGCTGCTGCATCCGCGCTATCCGCTGTATATCGCGCCGAAGCAGGACGATCTCTACGTAATCGGCGCGACCGAGGTGGAGGGCGAGGACATGTCGCCCGTCAGCGTGCGCTCCGCGCTCGAACTGCTGAGCGCGGCGTTCTCCGTGCATCCGGCGTTCGGCGAGGCGCGCATCCTCGAACTCAATGCGCAGTGCCGGCCGACGCTGCCCGATCATCGCCCGGCGGTGATCTGGGACGGCGCGTCGACGCTCGCCGTCAACGGCCTGTACCGGCACGGCTTCATGATCGCGCCGGAAGTCGCGCACGCGGCGGCGGCGTTCGCCGAAGCCGCACTCGGCGGCGCGTTCGGCGATGCCGACGCGTTCGCCGCGTGGCGCGCTGCCGCGCGCTGGCCGACGCTCCTTCATCACCGCAACGACGCGCGCCAGCCGGCCTGA
- the thiS gene encoding sulfur carrier protein ThiS — protein sequence MDIQINQQTLTLPDGATVADALAKYGARPPYAVALNGNFVARTQHAARALAAGDKLDVVHPVAGG from the coding sequence ATGGATATCCAGATCAACCAACAGACCCTGACGCTGCCCGACGGCGCGACGGTGGCCGACGCGCTCGCCAAGTACGGCGCGCGTCCGCCGTACGCGGTCGCGCTGAACGGCAACTTCGTCGCGCGCACGCAGCATGCGGCGCGCGCGCTCGCGGCGGGCGACAAGCTCGACGTCGTGCACCCCGTCGCGGGCGGCTGA
- a CDS encoding thiazole synthase, which yields MTSLTSADALTLYGETFASRVLLGTSRYPSLQSLSDSIAASRPGMVTVALRRQMTGGTAEAGFFDLLKRHAVPLLPNTAGCQTVAEAVTTAHMAREVFGTDWIKLELIGDDYTLQPDPVGLIEAAAQLVKDGFKVLPYCTEDLVIGRRLLDVGCEALMPWGAPIGTGKGVVNPYGLRVLRERLPDVPLIVDAGLGVPSHACQVMEWGFDGVLLNTAVSQATHPEIMARAFAQGVEAGRAAYLAGPMDARETAHASTPVVGMPFWHQDGGDA from the coding sequence ATGACGTCCCTCACATCCGCCGACGCGCTGACGCTGTACGGCGAAACCTTCGCGAGCCGCGTGCTGCTCGGCACGTCGCGCTATCCGTCGCTGCAGTCGCTGTCCGATTCGATCGCCGCGTCGCGGCCGGGGATGGTGACGGTCGCGCTGCGCCGCCAGATGACGGGCGGCACGGCCGAAGCCGGCTTCTTCGACCTGCTCAAGCGCCACGCGGTGCCGCTGCTGCCGAACACGGCCGGCTGCCAGACCGTCGCCGAGGCCGTGACGACCGCGCACATGGCGCGCGAGGTGTTCGGCACCGACTGGATCAAGCTCGAGCTGATCGGCGACGACTACACGCTGCAGCCCGACCCGGTCGGGCTGATCGAGGCCGCCGCGCAACTGGTGAAGGACGGTTTCAAGGTGCTGCCGTACTGCACCGAGGATCTCGTGATCGGCCGGCGCCTGCTCGACGTCGGCTGCGAGGCGCTGATGCCGTGGGGCGCGCCGATCGGCACGGGCAAGGGCGTTGTGAACCCGTACGGCTTGCGCGTGCTGCGCGAGCGGTTGCCCGACGTGCCGCTGATCGTCGACGCGGGGCTCGGCGTGCCGTCGCACGCGTGCCAGGTGATGGAGTGGGGTTTCGACGGCGTGCTGCTGAACACGGCCGTGTCGCAGGCCACGCACCCCGAGATCATGGCGCGCGCGTTTGCGCAGGGCGTCGAGGCCGGCCGTGCCGCGTATCTCGCCGGGCCGATGGACGCACGCGAAACCGCGCACGCGAGCACGCCGGTCGTCGGGATGCCGTTCTGGCACCAGGACGGGGGCGACGCATGA
- the thiE gene encoding thiamine phosphate synthase, whose amino-acid sequence MSARFADTFWPPADELAEAAERIRARLGDWPGTAAPWRLCMAAPDMPADGDVLIVSAGDRTAQARASAASRPASPDAVAIEFDEQGAVLHAAGARYALDAAHPLADDWIAALAAFLDCGFAPVDALVLALAWRDGDETRAADAWPVDAARFPRVAGLPAAPEPAFAPCPAQLGLYPVVPDAEWVERVLDCGVRTVQLRVKGATPDALRREIARAVAAGRRYPDARVFINDHWQIAADEGAYGVHLGQEDLETADLAAIARAGLRLGLSSHGYYEILRALHERPSYLALGPVYATATKAVAAPPQGLARIARYARFAGARAPLVAIGGVGLDRLPDVLATGVGSVAVVSAVTGAADYRTALIALQQCFPGQFDNH is encoded by the coding sequence ATGAGCGCGCGTTTCGCCGACACATTCTGGCCGCCGGCCGACGAACTGGCCGAAGCGGCCGAGCGGATTCGCGCACGGCTCGGCGACTGGCCGGGCACTGCGGCACCGTGGCGGCTTTGCATGGCGGCGCCCGACATGCCGGCCGACGGCGACGTGCTGATCGTGTCGGCCGGCGACCGCACCGCGCAGGCGCGTGCGTCGGCCGCGTCGCGGCCGGCGTCGCCCGATGCGGTCGCGATCGAATTCGACGAGCAGGGCGCGGTGCTGCATGCGGCGGGCGCGCGCTACGCGCTCGACGCCGCGCATCCGCTCGCGGACGACTGGATCGCGGCGCTCGCCGCATTCCTCGATTGCGGCTTCGCGCCGGTCGACGCACTGGTGCTCGCGCTGGCGTGGCGCGACGGCGACGAGACGCGCGCGGCCGACGCGTGGCCGGTCGACGCCGCGCGGTTCCCGCGCGTCGCCGGGCTGCCGGCCGCGCCCGAGCCCGCGTTCGCGCCATGCCCGGCGCAGCTCGGCCTCTATCCGGTCGTGCCGGACGCCGAATGGGTCGAACGCGTGCTCGATTGCGGCGTGCGGACCGTGCAACTGCGCGTGAAAGGTGCGACGCCGGACGCATTGCGCCGGGAAATCGCGCGTGCGGTCGCGGCCGGGCGTCGTTATCCCGATGCGCGCGTGTTCATCAACGATCACTGGCAGATCGCTGCAGATGAAGGTGCGTACGGCGTTCATCTGGGTCAGGAAGACCTCGAGACGGCCGATCTGGCCGCGATCGCGCGCGCGGGCCTGCGGCTCGGGCTGTCGAGCCATGGTTATTACGAAATATTGCGGGCGCTGCACGAGCGCCCGAGCTATCTCGCGCTCGGCCCCGTGTACGCGACCGCGACCAAGGCCGTTGCCGCGCCGCCGCAGGGCCTCGCACGGATTGCCCGCTACGCGCGCTTCGCGGGCGCGCGGGCGCCGCTCGTCGCGATCGGCGGAGTGGGGCTCGACAGGCTGCCGGACGTGCTGGCGACGGGCGTCGGCAGCGTCGCGGTGGTCAGTGCGGTCACGGGAGCAGCCGACTATCGGACAGCGCTTATTGCATTGCAGCAATGTTTTCCCGGACAATTTGACAATCATTGA
- a CDS encoding ABC transporter ATP-binding protein produces the protein MSPTPTETLLELRDVDFGYGDRLVLSNLNLRFGRGQVVAVMGGSGCGKTTVLRLIGGLVRARRGQVLFDGADVGAQTRDGLYALRRKMGMLFQFGALFTDMSVFENVAFALREHTDLPEDLIRDLVLMKLNAVGLRGARDLMPSEVSGGMARRIALARAIALDPQLIMYDEPFAGLDPISLGITANLIRTLNQALGATSILVTHDVPESFAIADYVYFLANGGVLAQGTPDELRASTDPSVRQFIDGAPDGPFKFHYTSPPLAADFGLGGGRA, from the coding sequence GTGAGCCCCACTCCTACCGAGACCCTGCTGGAACTTCGCGATGTCGACTTTGGCTACGGCGACCGCCTCGTCCTGTCCAACCTGAACCTGCGTTTCGGGCGCGGGCAGGTCGTCGCGGTCATGGGCGGGTCGGGTTGCGGCAAGACGACCGTGCTGCGCCTGATCGGCGGCCTCGTGCGCGCGCGCCGTGGCCAGGTGCTGTTCGACGGCGCCGATGTCGGCGCGCAAACGCGCGACGGCCTGTATGCGCTGCGCCGCAAGATGGGCATGCTGTTCCAGTTCGGCGCGCTGTTCACCGACATGTCGGTGTTCGAGAACGTCGCGTTCGCGCTGCGCGAGCACACCGACCTGCCCGAAGACCTGATCCGCGACCTCGTGCTGATGAAGCTCAACGCGGTCGGCCTGCGCGGCGCGCGCGACCTGATGCCGTCCGAGGTGTCGGGCGGGATGGCGCGCCGCATCGCGCTGGCGCGCGCGATCGCGCTCGATCCGCAGCTCATCATGTACGACGAACCGTTCGCGGGCCTCGATCCGATCTCGCTCGGCATCACCGCAAACCTGATCCGCACGCTGAACCAGGCGCTCGGCGCGACGTCGATCCTCGTCACGCACGATGTGCCGGAATCGTTCGCGATCGCCGACTACGTGTATTTCCTGGCCAACGGCGGCGTGCTCGCGCAGGGCACGCCCGACGAGCTGCGCGCGTCGACCGACCCGAGCGTGCGGCAGTTCATCGACGGCGCGCCGGACGGGCCGTTCAAATTTCATTACACGAGCCCGCCGCTTGCAGCGGATTTCGGGCTCGGCGGAGGGCGCGCATGA
- the mlaE gene encoding lipid asymmetry maintenance ABC transporter permease subunit MlaE: MISAIGRYVIGGLERTGYGTRLFVRLVLEFFPLLRRPRLVTKQIHFLGNYSFVIIAVSGLFVGFVLGLQGYYTLNRYGSEQALGLLVALSLVRELGPVVTALLFAGRAGTSLTAEIGLMKAGEQLTALEMMAVDPIKTVIAPRMWAGIIAMPFLAAIFNAVGVLGGYFVGVVLIGVDPGAFWSQMQGGVEVWADVGNGVLKSIVFGFAVTFIALYQGYEAKPTPEGVSRATTKTVVFASLAVLGLDFLLTALMFS, from the coding sequence ATGATCAGCGCGATCGGACGTTACGTCATCGGCGGCCTCGAGCGCACGGGCTACGGCACGCGCCTGTTCGTGCGCCTCGTGCTGGAATTCTTCCCGCTGCTGCGCCGGCCGCGGCTTGTCACGAAGCAGATCCACTTCCTCGGCAACTATTCGTTCGTGATCATTGCCGTGTCGGGGCTGTTCGTCGGCTTCGTGCTCGGCCTGCAGGGGTATTACACGCTGAACCGCTACGGATCCGAGCAGGCGCTCGGCCTGCTGGTCGCGCTGTCGCTCGTGCGCGAGCTTGGGCCGGTCGTCACCGCGCTGCTGTTCGCGGGCCGGGCGGGCACGTCGCTCACCGCCGAGATCGGCCTGATGAAGGCCGGCGAGCAGCTCACCGCGCTCGAGATGATGGCGGTCGACCCGATCAAGACGGTGATCGCGCCGCGCATGTGGGCGGGCATCATCGCGATGCCGTTCCTGGCCGCGATCTTCAACGCGGTCGGCGTGCTCGGCGGCTACTTCGTCGGCGTCGTGCTGATCGGCGTCGATCCGGGCGCGTTCTGGTCGCAGATGCAGGGCGGGGTCGAGGTCTGGGCCGACGTCGGCAACGGCGTGCTGAAGAGCATCGTGTTCGGGTTCGCCGTGACCTTCATTGCGCTGTACCAGGGGTATGAAGCGAAGCCCACGCCCGAAGGCGTGTCGCGCGCGACCACCAAGACGGTCGTGTTCGCGTCGCTCGCCGTACTCGGCCTCGATTTCCTGCTGACCGCGCTGATGTTCAGCTAG
- the mlaD gene encoding outer membrane lipid asymmetry maintenance protein MlaD: protein MTMKKTALDFWVGLFVVVGFLAVLFLALKVGNMSSLSFQPTYAVRMKFDNIGGLKPRAAVKSAGVVVGRVKSIGFDTNTYQALVTIDVDGQYQFPKDSSAKILTSGLLGEQYIGLDPGGDTEMLKAGDTITMTQSAIVLENLIGQFLYSKAADAGGAKPAAGASAAPAPVAVPASAVSAASGSAAQ from the coding sequence ATGACGATGAAAAAGACTGCTCTCGACTTCTGGGTCGGCCTGTTCGTGGTGGTGGGCTTCCTTGCGGTGCTGTTCCTGGCGCTGAAGGTCGGCAACATGAGCTCGCTGTCGTTTCAGCCGACCTATGCGGTGAGGATGAAATTCGACAATATCGGCGGGCTGAAGCCGCGTGCGGCCGTGAAGAGTGCCGGCGTCGTGGTCGGCCGCGTGAAGTCGATCGGCTTCGACACGAACACCTACCAGGCGCTCGTGACGATCGATGTCGACGGCCAGTATCAGTTCCCGAAGGATTCGTCGGCGAAGATCCTGACGTCGGGCCTGCTCGGCGAGCAATATATCGGCCTCGATCCGGGCGGCGACACCGAAATGCTGAAGGCAGGCGACACGATCACGATGACGCAGTCGGCGATCGTGCTCGAGAACCTGATCGGCCAGTTCCTGTACAGCAAGGCCGCCGATGCGGGCGGCGCGAAGCCGGCAGCCGGCGCGTCGGCCGCGCCCGCTCCGGTGGCGGTGCCGGCGTCCGCCGTGTCCGCTGCGTCCGGTTCGGCAGCGCAATAA
- a CDS encoding MlaA family lipoprotein: MQTIRIRHAALAVAAVAALSGCATVQTPTKGDPLEGFNRTMYKFNDTVDTYALKPVAQGYQKVVPQPVRDSVTNFFSNIGDVYVAANNIVQLRIADGVGDIMRVVINTVFGVGGLFDVATIAKLPKHTADFGVTMGRYGVPSGPYLVLPLLGPSTVRDTAGLGVDYVGNPLTYVKPDGLSWGLFGVNLVNTRSNLLGAGDVLDAAALDKYSFVRNAYLQRRQMLIDNARGEAGSTASNDALPKYDLPDDGAAPAAGAAGSAGAAAVGGAVAPAGASGTAVAAPASGAAVSPNPASETNVPAMQVAPPSPGGFRFPSIRLH; encoded by the coding sequence ATGCAGACGATCCGCATCAGGCACGCCGCGCTCGCGGTGGCGGCAGTCGCCGCGTTGAGCGGTTGCGCGACCGTGCAGACGCCGACCAAGGGCGATCCGCTCGAAGGCTTCAACCGGACGATGTACAAGTTCAACGACACGGTCGACACGTACGCGCTGAAGCCGGTCGCGCAGGGTTACCAGAAGGTCGTGCCGCAGCCGGTGCGCGACAGCGTGACGAACTTCTTCTCGAACATCGGCGACGTCTACGTCGCCGCCAACAACATCGTGCAGTTGCGGATCGCGGACGGCGTCGGCGACATCATGCGCGTCGTGATCAACACGGTGTTCGGCGTCGGCGGCCTGTTCGACGTCGCGACGATCGCGAAGCTGCCGAAGCACACGGCCGACTTCGGGGTCACGATGGGCCGCTACGGCGTGCCGTCGGGCCCGTATCTCGTGCTGCCGCTGCTCGGCCCGAGCACGGTGCGCGACACGGCCGGCCTCGGTGTCGACTACGTCGGCAACCCGCTGACCTATGTGAAGCCGGACGGCCTGAGCTGGGGCCTGTTCGGCGTGAATCTCGTCAACACGCGCTCGAACCTGCTCGGCGCGGGCGACGTGCTGGACGCCGCGGCGCTCGACAAGTATTCGTTCGTGCGCAACGCGTACCTGCAGCGCCGCCAGATGCTGATCGACAATGCGCGCGGCGAGGCAGGCTCGACGGCAAGCAACGACGCGCTGCCGAAGTACGACCTGCCGGACGACGGCGCGGCACCGGCGGCCGGCGCGGCCGGTTCGGCGGGTGCAGCGGCGGTGGGTGGTGCGGTGGCACCGGCGGGCGCATCGGGCACGGCGGTTGCTGCCCCGGCATCGGGCGCGGCCGTTTCGCCGAACCCGGCCAGCGAAACGAACGTGCCGGCGATGCAGGTGGCGCCGCCGTCTCCGGGCGGGTTCCGCTTCCCGAGCATCCGGCTGCACTGA
- a CDS encoding MlaC/ttg2D family ABC transporter substrate-binding protein, with protein MKKLFLIPVFAALFSFGGAAHAQVDQSNPQALIKTATQQVLDEVKQQTIKQGDTNRIITIVNKDILPYTDFRRTTQLAMGRNWRTATAEQQQQIQEQFKLLLIRTYSGALAQLKPDQQIQYPPFRADPADTDVVVKTVAMNNGQPVQIDYRLYKSSNGWKVYDLNVLGAWLIQTYQQQFNEKIQQSGVDGLIQFLTQRNQQLASGKQAS; from the coding sequence ATGAAAAAACTGTTCCTGATCCCCGTTTTCGCGGCGCTGTTCTCGTTCGGCGGCGCAGCTCACGCGCAAGTCGACCAGTCGAACCCGCAGGCGCTGATCAAGACGGCGACGCAGCAAGTGCTCGACGAAGTCAAGCAGCAGACGATCAAGCAGGGCGACACCAATCGCATCATTACGATCGTCAACAAGGACATCCTGCCGTACACCGATTTCCGCCGCACCACGCAGCTCGCGATGGGCCGCAACTGGCGCACGGCGACGGCCGAGCAGCAGCAGCAGATTCAGGAGCAGTTCAAGCTGCTGCTGATCCGCACGTATTCGGGCGCGCTCGCGCAGCTGAAGCCGGACCAGCAGATCCAGTACCCGCCGTTCCGCGCGGATCCGGCCGATACCGACGTCGTGGTCAAGACGGTCGCGATGAACAACGGCCAGCCGGTCCAGATCGATTACCGCCTGTACAAGTCGTCGAACGGCTGGAAGGTGTATGACCTGAACGTGCTCGGCGCGTGGCTGATCCAGACGTACCAGCAGCAGTTCAACGAGAAGATCCAGCAAAGCGGCGTGGACGGCCTGATCCAGTTCCTGACGCAGCGCAACCAGCAGCTTGCCTCCGGCAAGCAAGCGTCGTGA
- a CDS encoding STAS domain-containing protein produces the protein MSGFEAGSSLTVASAKSALADGLARVGAGATAVDCAALTQFDSSALAVLLAWQRAAKSRGATLDILNLPPKLASLARAYGVDALIEGAERH, from the coding sequence GTGAGCGGCTTCGAAGCCGGCTCCTCGCTGACCGTCGCGAGCGCGAAGTCCGCGCTCGCGGACGGTCTTGCGCGCGTCGGCGCGGGTGCGACCGCCGTCGATTGCGCGGCGCTGACGCAGTTCGATTCGTCCGCGCTCGCCGTGCTTCTTGCATGGCAACGCGCCGCCAAATCGCGCGGCGCGACCCTCGACATCCTCAATCTCCCCCCGAAGCTCGCCAGCCTCGCGCGCGCCTATGGCGTCGACGCGCTCATCGAAGGCGCCGAGCGACATTGA
- a CDS encoding ABC transporter ATP-binding protein — protein MSAIEIRHVKKRYKSLQALKGVSLSVEEGEFFGLLGPNGAGKTTLISILAGLARADEGSISVLGHDVVKDFRGARRALGVVPQELVFDPFFTVRETLRIQSGYFGLRRNDDWIDEVMANLDLTEKADANMRALSGGMKRRVLVAQALVHRPPVIVLDEPTAGVDVELRQTLWKFISRLNREGHTIVLTTHYLEEAESLCDRIAMLRRGEVVALDRTDALLRRFAGLQLYLRLATGALPAELRGLETDPAARAPGEHLLRLTSYDDVERILAQCRAAGCTFDEIEVRKADLEDVFVQVMNGAEVIEGLA, from the coding sequence ATGTCAGCCATAGAAATCCGTCATGTCAAGAAGCGCTACAAGTCGCTTCAGGCGCTCAAGGGCGTCAGCCTGTCGGTCGAGGAAGGCGAGTTTTTCGGTCTGCTCGGCCCCAACGGCGCAGGCAAGACCACGCTCATCAGCATCCTCGCCGGGCTTGCCCGGGCCGACGAAGGCAGTATCTCGGTGCTTGGCCACGACGTCGTCAAGGACTTCCGTGGTGCGCGCCGCGCACTCGGCGTCGTGCCGCAGGAACTCGTTTTCGACCCGTTCTTCACCGTCCGCGAGACGCTGCGCATCCAGTCCGGCTATTTCGGGCTGCGTCGCAACGACGACTGGATCGACGAAGTGATGGCCAATCTCGACCTCACCGAGAAGGCCGATGCGAACATGCGCGCGCTGTCGGGCGGGATGAAGCGCCGCGTGCTCGTCGCTCAGGCGCTCGTGCACCGGCCGCCGGTGATCGTGCTCGACGAGCCGACCGCCGGCGTCGACGTCGAATTGCGCCAGACGCTGTGGAAATTCATCTCGCGCCTGAACCGCGAGGGTCACACGATCGTGCTGACCACCCATTACCTCGAGGAAGCCGAGTCGCTGTGCGACCGCATCGCGATGCTGCGCCGTGGCGAAGTGGTCGCGCTCGACCGCACCGACGCGCTGCTGCGCCGCTTCGCGGGGCTGCAGCTCTACCTGCGCCTGGCGACCGGCGCGCTGCCGGCCGAGCTGCGCGGGCTGGAGACCGATCCGGCCGCACGCGCGCCGGGCGAGCACCTGCTGCGCCTCACGAGCTACGACGATGTCGAACGCATCCTCGCGCAGTGCCGCGCGGCGGGCTGCACGTTCGACGAGATCGAGGTCCGCAAGGCCGACCTCGAGGATGTGTTCGTCCAGGTGATGAACGGGGCCGAGGTGATCGAGGGTCTGGCATGA
- a CDS encoding ABC transporter permease, with protein sequence MSGFQTLFYKELLRFWKVSFQTVCAPIVTALLYLTIFGHALSGRVEVYPGVEYVSFLVPGLVMMSVLQNAFANSSSSLIQSKITGNLVFMLLPPLSYRDIFGAYVLASVVRGLAVGAGVFVVTIWFIPMHFAAPLFIIAFALLGSAILGTLGLIAGIWAEKFDQLAAFQNFLIMPLTFLSGVFYSTHSLPPVWREISRLNPFFYMIDGFRFGFFGASDINPFASLAIVAGFFVLLAMVAMRLLATGYKLRH encoded by the coding sequence ATGAGCGGTTTTCAAACGCTGTTCTACAAGGAACTGCTGCGCTTCTGGAAGGTGTCGTTCCAGACCGTGTGCGCGCCGATCGTGACGGCGCTGCTGTATCTGACGATCTTCGGCCACGCGCTGTCGGGCCGCGTCGAGGTGTATCCGGGCGTCGAGTACGTGAGCTTTCTCGTGCCGGGCCTCGTGATGATGAGCGTGCTGCAGAACGCGTTCGCGAACAGCTCGTCGTCGCTGATCCAGTCGAAGATCACCGGCAACCTGGTGTTCATGCTGCTGCCGCCGCTGTCGTACCGCGACATCTTCGGCGCGTACGTGCTCGCGTCCGTCGTGCGCGGGCTCGCGGTCGGCGCGGGCGTATTCGTCGTGACGATCTGGTTTATCCCGATGCATTTCGCGGCGCCGCTGTTCATCATTGCGTTCGCGCTGCTCGGCTCGGCGATCCTCGGCACGCTCGGCTTGATCGCCGGGATCTGGGCCGAGAAGTTCGACCAGCTCGCCGCGTTCCAGAACTTCCTGATCATGCCGCTGACGTTCCTGTCCGGCGTGTTCTATTCGACGCACTCGCTGCCGCCCGTGTGGCGCGAGATCTCGCGTCTCAATCCGTTTTTCTACATGATCGACGGCTTCCGCTTCGGGTTCTTCGGCGCGTCCGACATCAACCCGTTCGCGAGCCTCGCGATCGTTGCCGGTTTCTTCGTGCTGCTCGCGATGGTCGCGATGCGGCTGCTCGCGACCGGCTACAAACTGCGTCATTGA
- a CDS encoding BolA family protein, with protein MLPTPEQVKQYIAGGLACTHLEVEGDGQHFFATIVSAAFEGKRPIQRHQLVYAALGDRMKQEIHALSMKTLTPAEWQNA; from the coding sequence ATGTTGCCGACTCCCGAACAGGTCAAGCAATACATCGCCGGCGGCCTCGCCTGCACGCATCTGGAAGTCGAAGGCGACGGCCAGCATTTCTTCGCGACGATCGTGTCGGCGGCCTTCGAAGGCAAGCGGCCGATCCAGCGGCACCAGCTCGTCTATGCGGCGCTCGGCGATCGCATGAAGCAGGAAATCCACGCGCTCAGCATGAAGACGCTGACGCCCGCCGAATGGCAGAACGCATAA